Genomic segment of Arachis hypogaea cultivar Tifrunner chromosome 11, arahy.Tifrunner.gnm2.J5K5, whole genome shotgun sequence:
GTTCTAACCTGTGTTTGATTTGCCTTCATTGAAGTTGTTTGTTGTTTGATTTTGATGGTGGTTGTCTTGGTTAGCTCATGTCTGAATTTTACTTATCACTTTGTAAGCGTTGCCTTTGTTACAAGTCAATATTAACGCGGATATAGTATTTTCATGATTTCCATAACtcttatatatcaaattgaattaTTTTGGATGACTCCAATTGTCTGGTCGATTGAGTTATGAATTGGTTAAGGTGGCTGGAAATTATGATTCCTAATTGACGATGTGAAGTTCGGTTTAAATTGTGATTTACTGGAACAAGTTTGATGTTGCTAGTAATGAGTTAAGATTTGGAAATTCTGTGAAAAGGGTTACCGAAATAATTTCGACATTATGAGTCACTATCACAGAGCACATTTTGTTCTCTTTTCCATGCCTTTAGTTAGATATTACCCTGAATGGCCTCAAGGTTGAAAGTAAACTGGCGGGTTTAGTTTAAACAATTGAGTAGGGCCTTCTAAAGGTCTTAGTGGGTCGACATTTTACTATAGGGCTACAACTATAAGTTCCTTCCACGCTTTCCATGTTTTGAAGCTGCACCTTTAAGAACCAACTAAGTTTTCTCCTATGAATTTAAAATTGCTTTGGGATTTACCAAGTTGACTCTGACATCGCAGCCGGGTATTATAAACTGTCTTTCAAGAAACCCAAAACATTAAAGGAATACGGTTCATGTCACATTAGAAGGCGATAAGACTAAATCAACGCCATACATTTTTCCTTCCAAGGCCCCGCTGTACTTCAAAATGGCATCCGTCCAGCAAAGATGCAAGATAAAGGTTTAACAATCTAGCTGATCATAGCACGCCGAAGGGCAAATCAAAAAAATCATTTAGCCCAACGGAAAGGGAACACAAGTGCTATCAAAAAATCAAATGTCCCGAAAGTTCCTAAACAATTGATCTGTACAAAAAATAATTGCCCCATGGTAACCAATACAGATGGGCGATCCAAAAAATAACTGCCCACACGTTACCGAGTAACAAATATTTACCATCGCGACTTGGCCTTGGAAAGGGCACGCTTAGTCTACGCAGTTTCCGTCTGCCAGTGTGCGAATGCTTCGGATACGGAGTCCTGTGCAAGTTGGTTGTGAGACTTCATCACCAAGTCTACTGCTAAGCGCATCCGAGTGGCAGCGTTGACATGCTGAGACGGCTCACAATAGCAACGGATGCAAGGTTAGTCACTTGCTAGTGGTGGCGCTGAAgaagtaaaaaattataacttcaGTTGGAATAAATTGTTAAGCTGTTTCCCACCGTACCTGCACCCCGTAGTCTTGCCACATGTGCGCTCGTATCATCCATTGTGCTACCCAGATGCCACAGTCCATGCTGCAAAGACACAAGTTTTAGTCAGTTCAGGATGCTTGTCAGTTCAACATGTGACTGAGACACCATCACAGCAAAGGGTTTACGATGCAATAATGACATTAGGGCAAAGAGGGGTGTGTAGGATCTTACGAGTCTGCTACCTGCTGAGGCACATCAGGCTCTTCATATTTAAACGCAAAGAACCGGGGACGCATCGCCCCGTCACCGGAGAGCCACGAATTTCCCAGTGTCATTCCCTCCAGGTAAAGTGCCTACAAGACGTTAAGAAAAACCATTGTTACTGGACGGTGCTCGATGGATATCATAAGCAGTGGGGTTATGGACTAGTGCCAGATAGCTAGAGTGGCTTACGACGCGCATCATGGCCGTTTTCCTTGCGTCCGCTTCACGTGGGTCTCTAAGTGAGTCTACGTAGATCAGCTTCTGCTCACGGACGTCGATTATCATTAGGTACCAGTGTTGGTCACACCACATGGGCTGATACACCTACAAACACCATGTAGCCAAACTCAAAGTACAAGGTAGGAGAAAATGTGTAGCCACATTATGAGTAACACAAAACTGGTGGCGGTGACAATACCCGGGTCACCTGGTCGACCTTACTGCGCATGTAGTTGTTACGTATGGACCTTATGTTAGCTGAAGTGAGAGACCGTCCGCCGACTGCAGCTTGCTgaacagagaaaagaaaaaaacccaTCATACTACGAATATCATTATTAATAACAATAAGAATTCACCAATAATAGTGTTATCATTACTGAATAATAAGAAgttcataatttatattaaaattattgaaagaaTTATCTTTAATTAGTAAGATACGTGATCATTTTTAACCAAACCCGTTATAAAGTAgtggtattttataattttattatgcactattcatattcttatattttttaatgtagaaaatcctataaaaattACAATtgggaaaaaaaattataatgatatatatatatatatatatatatatatatatatatatatatatatatatatatatatatatatatatatatatatatatatatatatatatatatactgattAATCTATAAGAAAACCCACTCTAATATAGTACGATACATTGATGAATAGAGGTACCCctaatttttggtttttaatttgaaaaaaataataaatacttataaaaaaaagaattagcaCATTCTTTATAGTTTTTTCATAGTATTTCATCGGttaacttttaataaaatataaaattatctatATCTAAGTATTCTATTACTGAATTTACTTCATTAAATATTCATGTGACGGTCATTTATATTTGTATGTTTTAtatcaagcaaaatataaagtacaGTAGTATAAATTAATTCGACTACCATATGTGTTATGTGAATTTGAAATTCATTAAAGTGTTTCTATCAACTAATAATAAGAGGAGAAATTCATAGGGCAACGATGACAAAGAAACAAGtacataaaaatagaaaaagaagaactGCATGATAACTAATACCAAGCAATTCGTAACATATCATGGTTCCTAACATTAAGTTccaaaaaatatacaaaactcTAAACTATTGTGTTTCGCATCATGCtacattaaattaatttatagtaGTCCCTACTCTCACTACGACTAGACAGTGCCTTCTGCTGCACAACCATTTATGTTTCCATTTGTTCCTTGATTCCTAACGCCTACGAATTTTAAGGTTTAATGATTCATACAACATTATTCCTAATAGTTGTTACTATTCCCAGAAAACCACATGGAAACGTGTACCTTTAGGGAGATGGAGGCAGAGCCTCATTTATTCTGCCTCCAGGTTTCCATCTAAGTCTTATTAATCTAGAGAGTTTTACCACATTGTAATGAATATTATTTGTTGCATTCCACAACCCAAAAGTCACAGATCGTTATGCAGACTACATGTCATAGTTGGCTTTAGATACATCAAAAAGAAAGGCCTTATCTGTGATATCTTTCTGGCTGCAAAAATTTAACTTACAAGTTTTGTTATATTACACCGTTTCTGGTGGTTATCTTGTTTCACCGTAAGGTCTTAACTGTACCTAAAATTTGGTTAGAATGTTTGCAAATGTTAGCTGCTTTTTTCAGTAGGAAGTGTTGACTTACTATCTTCTTATGACTAGTGCCTTACTTAGCAgattcttttactttcttttatgaAGAGAACACAAAAGCTCTGCATAAGTTGGAAAATATAATGCGCAATGGTATTTGCAGGAAATTTTAATTTGGTTGTTCTGTGTATTGGTTTATTTGTTGGAACATTCTGCAACAATGAAAACAATGTTCACCACAGCTCTAATTTTTATTCAGTAACACATGTTGGGGGTTTATATAAAAATGTCCACCCCTGGATCTGAGGTATATGTCCAGTATACTATCCTAATTTTTTCCCCGATGTATCAGTTCACAGAGGGCGCAGCAAAGCATTGGAAATCTGAATTAATCCCTAAATAGAGAAAGTACACTAAATAATTTAATTCATGCTTCTACCATAAATGTCTAACTATTCTTACCATGATTGTCATTGGCAGGAACCAAGCATTTGTATTCGATGCTAGTGTGAGCATGCAGACCACCGTGTTCAGCACCTGCAACCACACCAACACATATACACCGATTTAATGGAATATTGGCAGTATCTGAGATAACGGGGATGTCACAGGACTGGGCAACGAGTTAAGGAATTGGTGCTCACATCGTCCACAACCTCCATCTTCGATGCCAGAGTCATGAGCGCTCCCCGAGTGGCATAGCAGTCCCCGATGTCTATAAGAATCTCGCTATCATCATAATAAACAGTCACAACTGCTGATCCATGCAATACATTGGAGTTCGGAACAGAGCGGAAGGATTGCATACCTCTCCGGAAGATGTCGCATGAAGATATACGTCGCGACGACCAACTCCACTCCGGACAGATTCATGTCATCGGTCGGGCGGAACACCAGGTTCATAGACTACATCAATACCACTGAGTTAGTTATGGCCCCTGCATATGTAACCGTGGTCCAATCCATACCAACTGGGAAGGACGAAGACATGACTACAATTAAATAGCTCACCTTTGGAATGTCCTGCACTGTCATACTCACTAGTTTGCCTATGTTAACGACAGCAGCAGGTTCCTTGCCTGCGAGAACGCTCCTTCGCCTGGCAGATAGGACGCCAGTCTCAAATTCATGATTTGCATGAATTTACCATGGGATCTTCTCCGTCTGGTCATCGGTGGTAAGATCAACCTGAAATTGAAGGAAGGGACTGGTCAACCCGCCCAAACACATTTAGGGCCGGAAACCAACCCCCTTTCAAAATATTTACGGCCGGACGCATCCAGTCTATCCAAGACATGGGCCCATACACAAAACTAAAGATAAACCAGTTGCAATTGGACCTCaaactcttttttctttctttagtcCAAACAAGATAAATCCCCCCAGTTTTCTTTCTTCGGTTCCGTTAACATCGCAGCAAAATATTTTTTCCCTTTCAACGTTGCGACTGTCATGGACTAGGCCCACCTTTACCCTGCCAATTACTGTACTCACACAAGGCATCGGAGCCCCGCAAAAAGCCCAACAAAACCTACTCACGGGCGGTTAAAGGACTAAACAAAAAAGGACAGCAACTTCACCTCCTGCATGAACCCCCATCCAGCGCCCCCAAACACTAACGTGAAGTATTTGCCAAGGAGAAAGCGCTACTGTCAGGAATCTCACTTCGGTATCCATAGATACGCCAAAACGTGAGCAAGGGCACGGAAAAGACACGACGTTCGTAAAAAAAAATGTGCAGTAAAAAAGGTTTCACGAATCTCATCAATAAACTACTCACATGTTGTCGAAAGGCACGTGGCACAATCACCGACGAGTTGCTGGCAGAAGGACAGGGCCGTTTCGTCTCTCAGAAGGCTATCATGGGGGTGGGAGCCTCTCCAACATGGTGGTCATTGTCTACTAGCATCAGTAGATTCCCGCGTGCGATTCCACAGTCCCCACGACTTAGAACGTGACCTGTGGTTATGCAAGATTCTTTACCTTGCTGTCTATTGCAAGTGGAGTAGTGACCAACCACATTTCAGGACTTGTGACAACAATTCCCACCCGTGCCTGGCTATGCCTAACACAACTTCAGTGGTTTGACCGATTTGCCCATAATGACTTCCTTAAATGGCGGAAGGAATGCATGTCACTATGTCCTAGGGATTTCATGCATGTGTACCGGCATTCATGAAAGGGTGTCCAGTTTGGTCTTTTCGTTGAACCCTTCTCCCGAGATGCCTTTCAGATCGCAGCAGGTCGTGTCATTCAGTCTGTCCCATCCAACTGGATTAGGGAGGAGAGGGTTTTGTTTTGGCGCCAATGAAACATTACGTGGGAGCAAACATGAGAGGAATTGTTTAAAAACCCGAACTGCTTTTGCTTGGTCTAGAGGTGAAACCGGTTTGCCGGTCGTCCGACCGGTCATCTTTTCAGTTGATCGGTTTACGAATACCCATGGTGTGACCCAAAAGGAACCGTTGGACACCGAACGACGTCCGTGACTATCGGTGCACTTAGTGACCGACCCAGAAAATTTAACGACCGGGGGCAAAAATATATATGCTAAAATCAAATTTGTTCAATGTTATTCATTATGTGGggacataaaaatcaaaaatgcCACTGAACCATTTCATTCTCAAAATACTATTCATTACACATAATTtactaagaaaatttttttttggatctaGAAATACAAGTTCGAATATTTTACTTAAATTAAAGATAACTTATTATCCcagctaatttttttatacaaatttaataattatatagagAATCAAAAGGCACAGTATCGTCTAATAATACACGAGTATTTATAATGTAAAAGTAGAACTAAatataaataccaaaaaaattaactCAGCACATGCAAATCATGTCTGCATAAGATTATACAAATATCATTTAcggtctttttctttctttctgtttaaaatagtttaagttattatatattttttatttcaattcgtATATGATGTTGGATGAAAGACTTTATGCATATTCTTAACTATGTGTtgtaatcaaaatatttttaccaTTGCTATTTCTTAGAATAACCAATGTACTTCTGAATTAACAAgttaatcaatttattttaagattttatatgcAAGACAGGTACATGGCATAGATCAAAGGataaaaattaagtaattaaacagaataaatagagaataaagcaaaacatataaagttattagaaaaataaaacattagATTAAcacctaaactataattgtttgaatcaAAATTTGTAACTGAAAATATCAAAAGGAAAAACAACGATATCGAAAGATAGATAGAGTCATGGATAGCTATATAAAAAAATGGATAAGTTAAATTGTACTTTAacgaaaacaaaaagaaggttaaaaatataaaaacaaaagaacagagTGCAACAGAATAAAGGGGAACCGGCACAACAACTGAACTTGATTAggttaaataataatcaaaatgatCGTAAAATTAAAACGTTAAATTAGGAGTTTAGCAAATTGAGTTTACTTTATTTATAACggggttatttaaaatttgaagtggGGGCACATTATATAAAACTATAttctttaaaacaaaataaacaatacAGTGGAAGCAAATGTTGCCGTAATTATTGTTGTCGTTGGGTCCATTCGTGGTTACAGTCCGATTCAACCGAAAAGGTGTTGCATTAAAACATTTTCACCGCCGGCTCCGACTACGTCCAAAGCCTTAGAGCAACTCCAACGCTAAGAAATAGAGTTCCTCTTCTGACATATGAGGACTCAACTACCATTGGAGTGAAAAGGGAAGGGGGGCTTTTTCACGTGGATCAAGGTTGAGAGTCCCTCTAAACAGGGACTTGCAACAACCAATAAAATCATGCCATGtggtaagttaataaaaaaataaaaaatatattaaatatatattaaataattaaattataattaaattattaataattataataatttattatattaaat
This window contains:
- the LOC112724042 gene encoding uncharacterized protein isoform X3; protein product: MTVQDIPKSMNLVFRPTDDMNLSGVELVVATYIFMRHLPESEILIDIGDCYATRGALMTLASKMEVVDDVLNTVVCMLTLASNTNAWFLPMTIMQAAVGGRSLTSANIRSIRNNYMRSKVDQVTRVYQPMWCDQHWYLMIIDVREQKLIYVDSLRDPREADARKTAMMRVALYLEGMTLGNSWLSGDGAMRPRFFAFKYEEPDVPQQRHH
- the LOC112724042 gene encoding uncharacterized protein isoform X1, which gives rise to MTVQDIPKSMNLVFRPTDDMNLSGVELVVATYIFMRHLPESEILIDIGDCYATRGALMTLASKMEVVDDVLNTVVCMLTLASNTNAWFLPMTIMQAAVGGRSLTSANIRSIRNNYMRSKVDQVTRVYQPMWCDQHWYLMIIDVREQKLIYVDSLRDPREADARKTAMMRVALYLEGMTLGNSWLSGDGAMRPRFFAFKYEEPDVPQQVADSMDCGIWVAQWMIRAHMWQDYGVQHVNAATRMRLAVDLVMKSHNQLAQDSVSEAFAHWQTETA
- the LOC112724042 gene encoding uncharacterized protein isoform X2, translated to MTVQDIPKSMNLVFRPTDDMNLSGVELVVATYIFMRHLPESEILIDIGDCYATRGALMTLASKMEVVDDVLNTVVCMLTLASNTNAWFLPMTIMQAAVGGRSLTSANIRSIRNNYMRSKVDQVTRVYQPMWCDQHWYLMIIDVREQKLIYVDSLRDPREADARKTAMMRVALYLEGMTLGNSWLSGDGAMRPRFFAFKYEEPDVPQQHGLWHLGSTMDDTSAHVARLRGAACQRCHSDALSSRLGDEVSQPTCTGLRIRSIRTLADGNCVD